The Myxococcales bacterium genomic interval CGACGCACGCGCCGAGGAGGCGTTCAAGGAGATCTCGGAGGCGTACGCCGTGCTTTCGGACGCGGATCGCCGCGCCCGCTTCGATCGCTTTGGCCAGGCGGCACCCGATCTGCCGTTCGGACCCGGCGCCGATCTGTCGGCGGCCACGGACTTCTTCGAGGCGATCTTCGGAGATTTGTTCGGCCTCGATCGCAAAAAGAAGGCGGGCCAGGACCTGCGCTACACGCTCGAGCTTTCCTTCGAGGAGGCCGCGCTGGGGTGCACGAAGACCATTCGCTTCGAGGCTCCCGAGGATTGTCCGAGCTGTGCCGGCAGCGGGGCCGAAGGGGGCGCTGCTAACCTGGTGCGCTGTGGTGCGTGCGAAGGCCAGGGCGTGGTGCGACAGAAGGGTGTGCTGTTTTCCACGAAGCGTCCGTGCACGACCTGCGGGGGCGAGGGTGAGGTGCCGCGCACCAAGTGTCGTGCTTGTCTCGGGGCGGGCCTCATCGAGCGTCCCCGGGCTTTCGAGGTGCGGGTGCCCCCGGGCACCAGCGACGGCAGCGCGCAGCGGTTGCCGGGGCAGGGCGCCCCGGGTCGCCGTGGGGGCGCATCTGGGGATTTGAACGTCCTCGTTCGGATCAAACCCCATCCGTTTCTTCGGGAAGAAGACGGAGTGGTGATTTGCGACGTGCCCGTCAGCCTGGCAGACGCGGCCCTCGGCGCCGAGATCGATGTGCCCGTGCTCGATGGGGCCGTCCGTATGAAGGTCCCCCCGGCCACGCAGTCGGGCGCGGTGTTCCGCCTTCGGGGCCGTGGCATCGCCCGCGGGGGCGGGCCCGCAGGCGATCTCCACGTACGCCTGCAGGTGGAGACGCCCGTCAGCCTGACCGACGAGCAGCGCGAGGCGCTCGAGACGCTGCGCCGCACCTCGAGCCCGGCGCACGAGCCGCGCCGCCAGGCGTTCACCGAGGCCTTCCGCCAGCGTGAGGCCGGCCGTTGAGCGCGTCCGTCCCCGTTTCCGCGAGGCCCACCGGGCTCGTCAATGGATTTTTGTTCCTGGCGACGGTGCTCACCACCACAGCCACCGGAGCTCTGCACGTCCACGCGGACGGACGGATCGCGCCCATCGCCGACGGCCTGCCGTTTTCGGTGCCTCTCCTCGCGATCCTGCTCTGTCACGAGTTTGGCCATTACTTCGCGGCCCGCCGTCACGGTGTGCCCGCCTCTCTGCCGTACTTCGTACCGTTGCCGCCTTGGTTCGGGTTTCTCGGCACCATGGGAGCCGTCATTCGCATGCCTGAATCTCCCGCGGATCGTCGCAAGCTCTTCGACATCGCGGTGGCAGGGCCCCTCGCGGGACTCGTGGTGGCGATTCCGGTGCTGATCTATGGCCTTTCGAAGTCGCCCGTGTTGCCCATGAGCCCCTTGGCGCTCCAGGAAGGCAACTCGTTGCTGTACCTCGGCCTCAAATACCTGCAGACGGGGCGGTGGCTTCCCGACGGTGTCTACGACGTCCAATTGCATCCCACGGCCTTTGCGGGCTGGGCGGGTCTCTTGCTCACCATGCTGAACCTTTTGCCCTTCGGACAACTGGACGGGGGACATGCGATGGTGGCGCGCTTCGGAAACACGTACCCGGGCTTGTCAGTGCGACTCCACAAGCTGATGCTGGTGTTTGCCGTGGGCGCGTTTGCGTTCACCTACGTCGTGACGTCTCGGGCGATTGCGGCAGGCGGGATGCCCACGGACGGTCAGGGCACGCCGCTTCTCTCGCCAGGCGAACTGGCCTTGTCGGCAGGGATGTTCTGGGTGCTCTGGTTCGCCGTGGTGCGCCTGCTGCGGCGCTTGGGCGGAGGGGTCGAACACCCACCCGTGGAATCCGTGCCGCTCGGCCGTGTGCGCAAGGCGGTGTTCGTCCTGGTGAGCTTGCTGTTCGTGAGCATCTTCATGCCCATCCCCGTGCGGGTGTCCGTCGGCCCTCCGGTCGTCGGCCCGGGGCCTGCTTCGGCGAAGGTGCTCGGCTCGCAGGCGTCGCCACCGCCCACGTCCCCCAAGCCCTGAGTGCCCTTGCGCCTCTCAAGACATGCGCGGTGTCTGTCGATGACGCCGACAGAGCCATGGCAGAGGAAGCGCGCGCGTTGGCGCCCGACGAACGCTGCCCCAAGTGCAGCCACCGCAAGGCCAGCGCGTCCCAGGAAGCCTGCGCGCGCTGCGGCCTCGCTTTCGCCTTGTGGGACCCCGCCAGCACACCCCGGCTCGTTCCGCTCGACGACCGGGCCGAAGCTCTGTGGAAGGACGCTGTTTCGGCGTGGGACAACCCGACTGCCCACGACGCCTTTCTCAAACACTGCTCGATGGCGGGCCTGCTTCCGGCCGCCGGGCGGCGCTACCGCGAGAAGCTCGACGCCCACCCGCACGACCTGGTCGCCGCCCAGATGCAAAAGCGGGTGTTGGCCATGGCCACGGCGCTCTTGGGGGCGCCCACGCAAAAGCCCTCTGCGCCGTTCACCCGCAGTGCGGGATTCTGGCTGATCCTGCTCTCCGCGCTCTTTTTGGGCATCATCGGCGCCTTGATGTTCAAGCGGTAGCTGGCGCGAGACCGCACGCCCTCGCGGTCCGCTAGGCCGCCGCAAGGGCAGGCGTGCGCAACCACCCGCGTGCCCGCACCTCCGTCTCGTCTTGCCGGGCGTTCGCGTTCGCCGAGAAGGCATCCCAGAGCCCCTCCC includes:
- a CDS encoding site-2 protease family protein, with translation MSASVPVSARPTGLVNGFLFLATVLTTTATGALHVHADGRIAPIADGLPFSVPLLAILLCHEFGHYFAARRHGVPASLPYFVPLPPWFGFLGTMGAVIRMPESPADRRKLFDIAVAGPLAGLVVAIPVLIYGLSKSPVLPMSPLALQEGNSLLYLGLKYLQTGRWLPDGVYDVQLHPTAFAGWAGLLLTMLNLLPFGQLDGGHAMVARFGNTYPGLSVRLHKLMLVFAVGAFAFTYVVTSRAIAAGGMPTDGQGTPLLSPGELALSAGMFWVLWFAVVRLLRRLGGGVEHPPVESVPLGRVRKAVFVLVSLLFVSIFMPIPVRVSVGPPVVGPGPASAKVLGSQASPPPTSPKP
- the dnaJ gene encoding molecular chaperone DnaJ; protein product: MPAPARRDYYEILQIERHASDVDVKAAYRRLALRYHPDRNPGDARAEEAFKEISEAYAVLSDADRRARFDRFGQAAPDLPFGPGADLSAATDFFEAIFGDLFGLDRKKKAGQDLRYTLELSFEEAALGCTKTIRFEAPEDCPSCAGSGAEGGAANLVRCGACEGQGVVRQKGVLFSTKRPCTTCGGEGEVPRTKCRACLGAGLIERPRAFEVRVPPGTSDGSAQRLPGQGAPGRRGGASGDLNVLVRIKPHPFLREEDGVVICDVPVSLADAALGAEIDVPVLDGAVRMKVPPATQSGAVFRLRGRGIARGGGPAGDLHVRLQVETPVSLTDEQREALETLRRTSSPAHEPRRQAFTEAFRQREAGR